The proteins below are encoded in one region of Polynucleobacter sp. AP-Elch-400A-B2:
- a CDS encoding biopolymer transporter ExbD, whose amino-acid sequence MSFNLPNDQEESGIMAEINMTPMVDVMLVLLIIFIITLPVIQQAVKVELPKANSVRNEVKPESVQLSIDAQGQIFWNSTPIDLKTFDGYAEKAAQKEPQPEINLRADKSVKYEYVAQVLAASRRAGLTKLGFVTEPN is encoded by the coding sequence ATGTCTTTTAATCTTCCGAACGACCAAGAAGAAAGCGGCATCATGGCCGAAATCAATATGACTCCGATGGTGGATGTCATGTTGGTGCTCCTCATCATCTTCATCATTACTCTGCCAGTCATTCAGCAGGCGGTGAAAGTGGAGCTGCCCAAAGCCAATAGCGTGCGCAATGAAGTCAAACCAGAGTCAGTGCAGCTCTCGATTGATGCCCAGGGTCAAATATTTTGGAATAGCACACCAATTGATTTGAAAACTTTTGACGGCTATGCAGAAAAAGCTGCTCAGAAGGAGCCGCAACCAGAAATCAATTTACGCGCCGATAAGTCGGTGAAGTATGAATATGTTGCTCAGGTATTAGCCGCATCCCGACGCGCTGGCTTAACAAAGCTAGGATTTGTGACTGAGCCTAATTAA
- a CDS encoding MotA/TolQ/ExbB proton channel family protein — MNTPFGLANLWLEGDAVTRFVAIALLICSIVTWVILLSRFWDLRNLRKLQPELDQFWRATSYDQGLNAFTNHASNPYFQVAKAASGASTHHQSQSTNHRELLQTLNYSEWMARSLKNSIDGVAAQLQKGLTFLGSTGATAPFIGLFGTVWGIYHALIAISSSGSAQIDQVAGPIGEALIMTALGLAVAIPAVLGFNAINRANKLLLADLNRFGNDLLAYFVTGARVKSGE, encoded by the coding sequence ATGAACACACCATTTGGCTTAGCAAATTTATGGCTCGAGGGCGATGCAGTGACCCGCTTTGTGGCTATCGCACTTCTGATCTGTTCTATTGTGACCTGGGTAATTTTGCTCTCCCGTTTTTGGGATTTGCGTAATTTACGCAAACTCCAGCCTGAGCTCGATCAGTTTTGGCGCGCCACCTCCTATGACCAGGGTCTGAATGCATTTACTAACCATGCAAGCAATCCTTACTTTCAGGTTGCTAAAGCTGCCAGTGGAGCCTCTACTCACCACCAGAGCCAATCGACCAATCATCGTGAACTATTGCAAACACTGAACTACTCCGAGTGGATGGCAAGAAGTCTTAAGAACAGTATTGATGGTGTTGCGGCCCAACTCCAAAAAGGGCTTACTTTCCTTGGCTCGACCGGTGCGACCGCACCGTTTATTGGCCTATTTGGAACAGTGTGGGGTATCTACCATGCTTTGATCGCAATCAGCAGCTCTGGTAGTGCGCAGATTGATCAGGTTGCTGGCCCCATTGGCGAAGCACTCATCATGACCGCTTTAGGCTTGGCTGTAGCGATTCCAGCAGTATTAGGCTTTAACGCAATTAATCGTGCCAATAAATTATTGCTTGCTGATCTCAATCGATTTGGCAATGACCTCCTCGCTTACTTTGTCACTGGTGCCCGTGTGAAGTCTGGAGAATAA
- a CDS encoding energy transducer TonB gives MSAFLNRMNAHLPFDKTERIIIGIVIALHLLFLIGFQSGMKPDNDNNQDDARVMANLVSPEAAKQPQATPAAPPPKPKQEQKKKTVDEKSTQAPTPPQTQQQTSAPPTPQQSKSESQAPNATVAPATTSGSSGTPIQTDIGKLVVVYQPDADAYYPSFSKRSGEQGEVVVRLIIDESGNVEDVALLRSSSFPRLDRAATEIGRRYRFKPFLVNGSPQRISTNLLIKFNLKN, from the coding sequence ATGAGCGCCTTTTTAAATCGGATGAATGCGCATCTACCATTCGATAAGACTGAGCGCATCATCATTGGCATTGTTATTGCCTTGCATTTATTGTTTCTGATTGGCTTTCAGAGTGGTATGAAGCCGGACAACGATAATAATCAAGATGATGCGCGAGTGATGGCCAATCTAGTAAGTCCTGAGGCAGCTAAGCAGCCTCAAGCTACTCCAGCTGCGCCCCCACCAAAACCTAAGCAAGAACAAAAGAAGAAAACGGTGGATGAAAAATCCACGCAGGCACCAACACCGCCACAAACCCAACAACAGACTTCCGCCCCGCCAACACCGCAGCAATCCAAAAGTGAATCACAGGCTCCGAATGCTACGGTTGCACCAGCCACCACCTCTGGATCTAGTGGCACACCGATTCAGACTGACATTGGTAAACTAGTCGTCGTATATCAACCAGATGCAGATGCTTACTACCCTTCTTTCTCTAAAAGATCTGGAGAACAAGGTGAAGTGGTGGTGAGACTGATTATTGATGAATCAGGTAATGTTGAGGATGTGGCTTTATTGCGTTCTAGCTCATTTCCAAGATTAGATAGGGCTGCAACCGAGATTGGTCGTCGTTATCGCTTTAAACCATTTTTAGTCAATGGTTCGCCCCAAAGAATTTCTACCAACCTTTTAATTAAATTTAATTTAAAGAATTAA
- the murI gene encoding glutamate racemase codes for MSQLAPLVKRPYLALIGVFDSGVGGLSILDEALRQLPAHDYIYLADSIHAPYGEKSSEWIASRSMELCQYLAAQGCDAIMVACNTATAEAIADIRDELSNIPIIGVEPGIKPAAMQSSNGIVGVLATEATLKSDKFSALLATLPNCQFVKQAGAGLVPLIEAGQAHSEQTLELLAEHLEPIQEAGADTLVLGCTHYPFLRKAIRKLLGDSINLIDTSEAVVRQLKRKLESQGMQLDDDEYGTIKFISSKDAQNLHHMAHELMQSDLDKHSITSQLVSSFT; via the coding sequence TTGAGTCAATTAGCGCCCTTAGTTAAGCGACCTTACTTGGCACTCATCGGAGTTTTTGATTCTGGCGTTGGAGGCTTATCCATTTTGGATGAGGCTCTGCGCCAGCTTCCCGCGCATGACTACATCTATTTAGCCGACTCTATTCATGCTCCTTATGGAGAGAAGTCTAGCGAGTGGATAGCTTCGCGCAGTATGGAGCTATGCCAATACTTAGCAGCGCAAGGTTGTGATGCCATTATGGTTGCGTGCAACACTGCTACTGCCGAAGCCATTGCAGATATTCGTGATGAGCTCAGCAATATTCCGATCATCGGCGTAGAACCTGGCATCAAGCCTGCAGCAATGCAGTCAAGCAATGGGATTGTTGGGGTACTCGCAACCGAGGCCACACTCAAGAGCGATAAATTTAGCGCCTTACTAGCCACCCTGCCCAATTGTCAGTTTGTTAAACAGGCGGGTGCCGGCTTAGTTCCCCTAATTGAAGCGGGCCAAGCTCATAGTGAGCAAACTCTAGAACTACTTGCCGAACACCTAGAGCCCATTCAGGAGGCGGGGGCAGATACGCTTGTTCTAGGATGCACGCACTACCCTTTCTTGCGAAAAGCCATACGCAAATTATTGGGAGATTCGATTAATTTGATTGATACTAGTGAGGCAGTAGTACGTCAACTCAAACGAAAACTAGAGTCACAGGGCATGCAATTGGATGATGATGAATATGGCACTATCAAATTCATTAGCAGTAAAGATGCACAGAACTTGCATCATATGGCGCACGAGCTCATGCAATCAGATCTGGATAAACACAGCATTACCTCTCAATTAGTGAGTTCTTTCACATGA
- a CDS encoding fumarate hydratase has translation MTNIKQNDLIQSVADAFQFISYYHPKDFISALGKAYELEQGAAAKDAIAQILTNSRMCAEGHRPMCQDTGIAVVFLKIGMNVQWGDATMSVTDMVNEGVRRAYMNPDNPLRASVLTDPAGKRKNTGDNTPAVIHYEIVPGDDVEVICAAKGGGSENKAKMVMLNPSDSIVDWVVKTVPTMGAGWCPPGILGIGIGGTPEKAMLMAKESLMGPVDIQELIARGPKNRVEELRLEIFDEVNKLGIGAQGLGGLTTVLDIKIMDYPTHAASLPVAMIPNCAATRHIHFHLHGDGPAKLEAPSLSDWPDVTWTPDTKKSKRVNLDTLTAEEVAGWKEGETLLLNGKILTGRDAAHKRIADMLAKGEELPVSFKNRVIYYVGPVDPVGNEAVGPAGPTTSTRMDKFTEMMLAQTGLISMIGKAERGPTAIEAIKKHKSAYLMAVGGAAYLVSKAIQTAKVVGFADLGMEAIYEFDVKDMPVTVAVSSAGISMHETGPKEWQAKIAGIPVVIA, from the coding sequence ATGACAAATATCAAACAAAACGACCTCATCCAAAGCGTGGCGGATGCCTTTCAATTCATCTCTTACTATCACCCTAAAGATTTTATCTCCGCCCTGGGTAAGGCTTATGAGCTTGAGCAAGGTGCTGCAGCGAAGGATGCGATTGCGCAGATTTTGACTAATAGCCGGATGTGTGCAGAAGGTCACCGCCCCATGTGTCAGGACACTGGCATTGCTGTCGTTTTTCTCAAAATTGGTATGAATGTTCAATGGGGTGATGCCACTATGAGTGTTACTGATATGGTGAACGAAGGTGTCCGTCGCGCTTATATGAACCCAGATAACCCATTACGCGCATCCGTTCTGACTGATCCAGCGGGTAAACGCAAAAACACAGGCGACAACACACCAGCTGTTATTCATTATGAAATCGTCCCGGGCGATGATGTTGAAGTCATTTGCGCGGCTAAAGGTGGTGGCTCTGAGAACAAAGCCAAGATGGTCATGCTCAACCCCTCGGATTCGATCGTTGACTGGGTAGTCAAAACAGTTCCAACGATGGGTGCGGGCTGGTGCCCTCCCGGCATCTTAGGTATCGGCATTGGCGGGACCCCGGAGAAAGCGATGTTGATGGCTAAAGAGTCCTTGATGGGCCCAGTAGATATTCAAGAGCTCATTGCTCGCGGGCCAAAAAATCGTGTCGAGGAACTCCGTTTAGAGATTTTCGATGAAGTAAACAAGCTTGGTATTGGCGCCCAAGGTTTAGGTGGCCTTACTACCGTTCTTGATATCAAAATCATGGACTACCCAACCCATGCAGCCTCACTACCGGTGGCGATGATTCCGAACTGCGCCGCTACCCGCCACATTCACTTTCATTTACATGGTGACGGCCCCGCTAAATTAGAGGCCCCTTCATTGTCTGATTGGCCAGATGTCACTTGGACTCCAGACACTAAAAAATCAAAGCGTGTGAACTTAGATACTTTGACCGCTGAAGAAGTGGCCGGCTGGAAAGAAGGTGAAACACTTCTCCTGAATGGCAAAATTTTGACTGGTCGTGATGCTGCTCATAAGCGCATTGCCGACATGCTGGCCAAAGGTGAAGAATTGCCAGTGAGCTTTAAAAACCGCGTGATTTATTACGTTGGTCCAGTAGATCCAGTAGGCAATGAAGCAGTAGGTCCAGCAGGCCCAACAACCTCAACTCGTATGGATAAGTTCACCGAGATGATGCTGGCTCAAACTGGCTTGATCTCCATGATTGGTAAAGCAGAACGTGGCCCTACTGCAATTGAGGCAATCAAAAAACATAAGTCCGCTTATTTGATGGCCGTTGGTGGCGCTGCTTACTTGGTTTCTAAAGCCATTCAGACAGCGAAGGTAGTGGGCTTTGCTGACCTCGGCATGGAGGCGATTTATGAGTTCGATGTCAAAGATATGCCAGTAACAGTAGCGGTCAGCTCTGCCGGCATCTCTATGCATGAGACAGGCCCCAAAGAATGGCAAGCAAAGATTGCCGGCATTCCAGTTGTGATTGCTTGA